From a single Silene latifolia isolate original U9 population chromosome 6, ASM4854445v1, whole genome shotgun sequence genomic region:
- the LOC141587728 gene encoding uncharacterized protein LOC141587728, giving the protein MSKQTNLLNFLKRKEPEPATTTTDEEVMPESSTPAIEQNTFETQRTETEENEDLLSSLERDPGLRIPMWDYPYEKRDQIRRAYLKLKPYQPILKSFSFSSPDSHRRRFRSSCNWKKVNDGNNCPFITHVGGSPCSAHNNSVRAKLDLLNDRGHIRHALIAQGEEQIKRNRLRLRTSIDVVRYNDEVSKAIENPDYNAKYVASSIQKEILQIISAKVRNHIREEIGESKFCIIVDEARDEARREQMAIVLRFVDKNGSIRERFLQLVRVNDTSPTTLKRELCLVLKEHNLLVENIHGQGYDGASNMRGEWNGLQALFLADCPYAYYVHCFAHRLQLALVLCI; this is encoded by the exons ATGAGTAAGCAAACAAATCTTTTGAACTTCCTTAAACGAAAAGAACCAGAGCCTGCTACTACTACAACTGATGAAGAAGTTATGCCTGAATCATCAACTCCGGCTATTGAGCAAAACACATTTGAAACACAAAGAACTGAAACTGAGGAGAATGAGGACCTTCTTTCGTCTTTGGAGCGTGATCCAGGATTACGCATACCTATGTGGGATTACCCATATGAGAAGCGGGACCAAATACGGAGGGCTTATTTAAAATTGAAGCCTTATCAGCCTATATTAAAAAGTTTTTCATTTTCGAGTCCCGATAGTCATCGTCGTCGATTTCGATCTTCGTG CAATTGGAAGAAAGTCAATGATGGAAATAATTGTCCATTTATCACTCACGTGGGTGGAAGTCCTTGTTCGGCACATAATAACTCTGTGAGAGCTAAACTTGATCTTTTGAATGACCGTGGACATATTCGTCATGCTTTGATTGCACAAGGAGAAgaacaaattaaaagaaatcgGCTACGTCTAAGGACCTCAATTGATGTAGTGAG ATATAATGATGAAGTTTCAAAAGCCATTGAGAATCCTGATTATAATGCCAAATATGTTGCATCGTCAATCCAAAAAGAGATATTACAAATTATATCAGCCAAAGTTCGCAACCACATTCGAGAAGAAATTGGGGAATCTAAATTTTGCATCATTGTAGATGAGGCTCGTGATGAAGCTAGGAGAGAGCAAATGGCTATAGTCTTGagatttgttgacaaaaatgggTCAATTAGGGAGCGATTTTTGCAACTAGTACGTGTAAACGACACCTCGCCGACAACACTTAAAAGGGAGTTGTGCTTAGTTCTAAAAGAGCATAATCTTCTTGTTGAAAACATTCATGGTCAAGGATACGATGGTGCCAGCAACATGAGAGGAGAGTGGAATGGCCTTCAAGCTTTATTTCTAGCTGATTGTCCATATGCTTACTATGTTCATTGTTTTGCTCATCGTTTGCAACTCGCATTGGTTCTTTGCATCTAA